The genomic segment AGACCAACAgaaaaccaaaaggaaaaaccGAAGGTccgaagaaaaggaagaaaacaaaagaaaaggggagcTACTACGCAACTATTAGACTGAAGCTTTTTCGATGCTTTCTAACTTCCTTGGTGATCCCAGCATGAATCTTTCCAGGATTTCCCCAAATTTGGCTCGGATGCTTTTTACAGATTGCGTTCTTAAAtttcaaaaagtttcaaaagcTAGGCGGGCTTTGGTACGGATGGTGGAAAGTGGTGCGAAAGTTAAAAGGAAGGTGTTTGCTCCTACATCGAGGAGGGGAACTCTCATTTTTAGAGAGAGACGCTCTCATTTTTAGAGAGAGAGGAGAGTCTCTGTCAACTTATCACATTGAATTCTTGTCTACTAGAATAAAAGCCCTTGTTGGTTTTAGACCAAAAACTACTAAACAACACTTAGTATTACTAAattaaaaaaaccctaaaaaaccTTGTATTATGGGCTGAAAATAAGTTTATGTCATTCATTTCTCAATTCATTATTTATAATGTTTTCAAGCAACATAAGTTTCAACTAacaaattttcattaaaaaatctcaacaaaactACTTGTAAACAAATTGACATAATCTTCTACTTAAGAATCATTAAAAAAGTATTTGTTAACGGCTAAATATGTTCTTCTGTTAATAAATATCCCAACAATTACATTTATTCAATAATTAACTAAATTATTCTAGTACTAAATGATTCTAGAAAAATCTATAAAAGTTGGCGTATCTCAACACTTCTTGCCACTTTTTCTATAGATCCTCAAATGTCTTCTTAAGTATTCAAACCTTATTTTAGACAACATCTTCATAAAAATGTCTGCAAGCTAGTCATTTGTTATACAATGAACTATGTCTTTTAGTTTCTTGAGCCAAACTTCAAAATTAGCAATAAATTCCTTGACGTATCCAAATGACTTATTTGCAATTTAAAAGTGAAACTCCAATACATAGTAGACAAACCTGAATAAGAAGTTTACAACACGCAAAATGATTGTTATGAGAGACATAAAACAATCATGATAATTTTTGTATAGCTTTTTGATCGACAAATTCTTGCAAGTGCATAGAGTCAATTGTAGTAATAAAATCACCGAGAGTTTTTCGAGGGTGAAATCTATAGAAGCGAGTTAATTTTCTACTTTAATTATTCTAGAAAATAACTAAAGTTAAATTCAAAGGATTTAAATCACTAATTAAGGAGAAAAATAGGCaatcaaattaaataaaatagtgGTTGAGAAAAGTATTAGTAAGAcactagggtttcaaattttgatcTAGAATTTGAATTAGTTATCCAACTAATTTATTAACATCCTAAGAACGTATCACACAAATATATTTTAGATTATCTCTTGATACATCTAAATTATACTTAACTAAATCTCACGTCTCTGTCAAGATCATAAGTATTTAATTCAATCCTTTAACATCTTAGGTGATTTAACTACAGCTTGCAAACACTAACCTACTCTCATAATTAGGTTAAGTATGTTTATCTAGAGGATGATTGTATATCCTTTTTTAGTTCAAAGCAAACTCTAAAAGCATGTCTATGGTAGCCAAACACAAATATATACAATTAAAGCaaggcaaaaataaataatcaaacttAGATAAATAATCAAAACTCCCTcataaaaccctaaccctagaaTGGAATTAGTTTAACATATTCATTGTAAAAACCAAGAATTGAAAGAGTAAAATACATGTATGAAGgtaaaagtaaagaaaacttCTCGATTTTCCCTGCCCCAATCTCCGTTTTGAACTCTCTTTGATTCCATGCTTTGATCCCATTCTTGATCTCTCAAGAATGAGTTGTATGTGATGAACTAATGCTAGTCTAATGTGTTTCCCACCCTCAAAATGACCTAGAATATCACTATTTATAGTTTTTTAAAGGTGTATCCCGAATATAGTAGGATTAGACTTATTAGAGTTGAAAAataatcatttcatttcactttCCAATAAAGACCAGCCTAATGGCCGGTCCAATGTCTAGCACCAATTGTCAAAAATTGATGGAGATCAGAGAAACTCCAGTGTGAAAACCAAATGCACAACCGACATCGGTCATCAGGGATCTATGCACGGATCACCTAGGATCTGCATCTGTACACGAATCCTCTCTGACCAATGGCCTTTGTTCCTTTTTTCGTATCTTCTTCCTGTGCTGCTTCTTTGCTCAATCTATCTTGCTAAGATTGGTCCCCAATTAAGCTCTTCACTTATCAAAATAATATATGAACAAAATTAAGTAATTTCtctttaaattaaaataaaaatactatAGTTAACAAGCAACTTATACAAATAAAAATACTACGCTTTACGCCTGACCACTTTTCATCAACTTGGTCGGCATCATCTTTGGATAACTTCTCATGAATCATCAAAGCATAAGCTTCTTCAATGAATTCATCAATGATCTCCTCCAGGATTTTATCAATATCTGAATTTTTTGGTTCATAGTACTGCATCTTAGAATTATCAATTTTCTTCTCTAATAGTACTATCCAACATTCAATagattttaattaatttatgtACATACAAAGCATAATAAAAAATTGTAGTACCTAAACCATAATCAACACTATCTTTGCCTTTTACCTCAATATAGCCTATATTTCCAATTCTGACTTTGAAGATTGTGATTTGTCAAGCTTTCTAAATATAGATTCATCATATCCGATGTGATGAGTGCAACCACTATCTATTAGTCAAGTTTCAGCATTGAAATTATCACTTGCAAAACAAGTGACCATAAAAGTTGCTCCTCCTCTTGCTCATCAACCATCTTAGTCTGATgtcctccttttcctttttttttgcaaaCTTTCTCCATATGTCCCTTTTGTTTGTAAAACCAACATTAAATGTCAGgtctaaaccaacaatatattgAAAGATGTGAGGTTTTCTTATAGTATGGACATGGAGGATTTTCACCatgtttctttttatttttcctatttttcaccTGCTTATTTCTGTCACCTTATTGAATTTGATCTTCATTTGTTGCCCAAAAAGCTATTTCAATGACTTTCTCAATTCTTATGACTCTTCTTTGATCTTGTCCTTCTAAAGCATTGACCAATTCTGGCAAGGCCATTTGAGAGAGATGCCGTGAATTTCAAGAGAGGAaatctttgtttcaaatctttCTAGTAAGCCCACCAAAACTTTCTCCACAACTTTGCTGTCCAGCAACTGTTCTCTAATTGACCTAATTTTATTCATAATAGTTAAAAGTTTAATAGAGTATGCTTTAATGTTTTCTGGTTTTTCATCTTAAGGAGTTCAAATTCTCGTATAAGAGTCAAATCTTTCATCTATCTTATTTTGTTATTGCTTTGGAAAGCAACATTGAGAGTATCCCAAGCTTCCTTTGCAATTTCACGAACCATAATTTTTGTGAATACTGCACCTATAACTACTGAGTGGATATATGTCATGGTGTTTGATTTCTTTTTGACTGCATCCCTATGAGGGCTCTCATCTATGCAATCGTTGGATCTTTGGATAGTATAGGAACAAGATCGTTTTCCACAATATACTAAAATTACTAGCTATCAAAGAGGACCTCATTTTGACAGCCCAAATTTGATAATTGTCACCAGTGAAAACTGAAGAGTTGGACAAAAAATTGTTTCCTGGCATTTCAAATTTGAAGGCTTAAGTATATAGTTTGACACTGGAAAAAGGATCCTCACCAAGTTCACTCACTCTAAAAAAAGACGTAGGCCCTTAAAGATTTAGACTTTTGATACCATTTCGTTGGTTTTTAGGGCATAAACTACTAAACAACACTTAGTATGCCAAAAGAAAGCTCACAAAAGACTCATATTGTATGTTGAAAATAAGCTTGTTCTTTACTTATCAACTTACTATTTACAGTTTTTACAAGTAACAAACTAACATAGTTTCCAATTAACAAATCTCCATAAAAATCTTAACAAAACTACTTGCTAACAAATTGACATAATTTTCTATTTAACAAATCCTAGCAAAAAAATTTGTTAACAACTGCATTTACAATAACTAACTAAATTATTCTATTACTAAATAAATGTAGAAAAATCTGCAAACATTGGCATATCTCAAATTTCTCACACTCTCACGAGACAAGCTTGATTGATGAATCAACAAGGTATATTCgaattttaatctttttcttttctctacctaaATCTTTGAATTGCAAAGATTAATTGTAGTTCTGGTAGTGGCACGTCCTTATAAGGGTGTGCTTCTAGATTTTCAAGATTTCATCAAAGgtatctttctctctcttcaacTTTTGAAAGTACTCATTTGATAGCTTGCATTTTGCATGCTTACTGGCGCCAATAAACTTAAGTGGTACCGTATAAGCCACAAAACCAATTTGTATCTTTTTTCTgagttttttctttattttttatttttggttcaGTGCATTTCTCAAAGTTGGGACTGCATCTAAATCggcatcattttttttctaatgaGTGTTACAAGGTTTTTCcaatattaaataaatatttattttctatgaaaAGTTAATGATCTTAAAGTATTATAAGAAGGTATATAGTatatattttgttaaaaaaattaataatcttCTAGTTTTATTGGTGCTTCATGGTTTTGGGAATAGTCAATACAGAACTCAATTGGGATCAAGGATATTTGCCACTAACATATTTGTTACTAAGGTTGATGGTCTAGTGATGGCAATCAAATTGGGTTATCAAGGATAATTTATTTCATGTTAATATTTCTAATTCAAGAAATTTGGGATCAAGATTTTGAAGGATTGGAAAACTTACATATGTCAACAAGACTAGATAATGCAATTAGGCTAACCAATTGTGAACCAAACAACTACATGAGTACACATTTGGAGTTTTGGTGTTATTATTCTATATTTAGCTTTTGGGCTTGGCAAGATTATGTTAGATGAATGTATGATTTCTTGACAATTTTACACAATAATCAAGAAATGGTACTTGTCAAGCTATTCTGGTGGAAGAACCCCAAATGCAAAGAATATTTTGTGCTCCCTAAAAATGTCTTACAAAGAAAAACAATATTACAGAATTTATGCTAGCTTTCAGATACTAAAATGCTATGAATTCTCTATTTTTTGTTCACTTGTGATCTTAAATACCATATTATTACTAATAATATGTGTAAAATTAGTACAATTTTTAAAGATTATGGGATATTAATATCACTTTTAACACCTAGTATTATAAACATGTATATAATTactacaatttttttaaaaaaattatactacATTAATACCACTTTTAACTTTTACTCTTGTGTATTAGGCATTACATTTATTAAAACTTTGTCATCTGAATTTTAGTGCTATTTTGTGTATAACTAGAAAGatatatcattattattatgtaatattttaaattttttgaaaagttgAAGTACAATTCAAGAAGTATAATGCGCTAAAAGGTCATTGCATGTTTTATAAGGTTATGTGAAAAGTACAAGTATTTTTTGTACGTACCAAATATGGAAGTTTTTTCTTAGTTGTACTTTACAAACGTGTAGTAAATGCATATAGTACAATTACTTCCCGACTAAGAGAAACaatatattcatataatatttcTGTTGGTTTTTTACTAGCAATTTTGAGTGCTACTTCTTAGTGAAAAACCTTGATATTTACATGTAATTAATTACTTTCCAAAGGATTTACATGTAGTAATTGTGCTGCACAGCAATAATTGAAGCATCCAGCAGGTTTAGTAGTAGTAACAGAAATTGACAATCAGTAACATGTAGTAATTCTTCAGACACTAGTACTTTTCTTTGTTATAGGCATGTATTAATTTGAAAGCTGATAAAGATTCTGGGCTGAATTTGTAATGTTTTTACATGTATATTATGCAGAATAAATGCTACCCTAATTCTCTTATCCCGGGACAGAATTTAATTTGCTTAATTTGTATAGAATTTAATTTGCTTCACTTGCAAATTTTTACTGTAATTGAAGGATAATGTAGAGTATATAAAAGTAAACATTGCGCTAGTATGTGGTGACTGGTGATGTTGTTCTCGACTTAATTTATCCCGACAAGTTTCTTTGGCTTCCTTGGCACTAAAACATAAAGCAGTGAATTCATATCAGATTATCTGTTTAGTAATCCTGAATATACGAGGTTTGAGGGAGACAAAAATTAACGTTATTTATTAACCTGTTTAATAATTCTTCTCTAGTAAAAGCTTTTGCAAATTTTTCTTGCATAATGTTTTAGCGACAAGTCTACCAGTACTGCTGGAAAACTATACAGGAAATACAGAGAATGGAAAGGCAAGGCACCCTTCAGTTACTTCTCATAAGTCGTAAACAAACCAGGTATGCGATTGTATGTGTTGGCTTGAGAAAGCTTAGAATGCAGCAGCATCTAAAGGTGAAGAGTTTAGTGAAATcaataaagaaaataatctGTTGAAAGATGAAATTAAGGTTTTAAGGTACCAACTTAATTGGTTTTCTGGTGGGATTTACATGTAGTGGTGCTATATGGCAGTACTGCTTCACGCAGCCAGGTGGTTTCCATTAGTAATCTCAAAATTAGGCAGATAGAAGAGTCGTCAAAGGATATAGACAATACTACTGTTTTTTTGTTATATACATCTGTCAGAACTTTTGCAAGCTCAGTTCGATTAATAAAAGCATCTGGACTCGTTAAGGGCTTTCACATTTATTTGGTATGCAATAATGCTCTGTTTTCCTTCCCCCATACACTAGTAAACTTGGACAGGTCTTCTCCCGTCCTACTATGGCAACCTAGAAGCGTCGCATCCAATTTTTAGGTCTTATTACTGTCCATCAATGTAGGGACTCCGACTGAAGGCTATAGTCAAGTCTGTCCACAAACTCAAGTAAAAGGGGAAATATTTAGGAGTTAGTTAAAACTCAGTTTAAAGTCAAGTTTGGCTTTTCATATTGATGGAGCAAAAGCTTTCTTTGATTTCAACTTTTGGGCatgttctaaattttttatgtttatcTTAAGTGAATTGTTATAGGCCAAAAAAGAAATTGTTTTACCCTGCAGATTTCTGTTGTTATTGAAGAATGATATGATATAGAACAAACTAAATCAAAAAAGGCTATTCGGAACTTTAGCCCTAAAAATCAATACATTAGGCTCTGTTTGTTGGGTAttctaataataaaaaatgtcacatgtttattttgaattcaaacacaataaattacaaattctttaataaattttcagCTATAAATTCAACcatttaaaagtataatttatgtttttaaaataagATTTATATCTTGAATTGTGTAACCTATGTAATGATTAGGTTTATGAATTCATTTAGTGAATTTTTACTGGTATACAATGCATATAGACCTTTTCAATTTGTAGATGAAAATATGAGTTATTTATTTCACTTAATATTGGTATTTTGATACTCCTAATTTCTCAGTCTGTAATAGAGGCTTCTATCAATCAAGTCTTACGCATGTTTTGCTATTTCTAAACAATCTTCTATTTTTCTTCCTCTCACTACTATTAGAGTTTATAAGGTAAAGAACGGTATTATATGAAATTTCTATCTTACTCAAATAGTGTAGATTGGAGTAGATTAGAGTGAGGAAAAGGCTGGGCTATTGTATCTTGGAGGCAACGTATTGAGACCTATTACACCAGAAAATACTTCGTAAGGCGCGAATCATATTAAAGAGAGCAACCTAATCTGCACCTCAACCCATGCCAATCGTATTTAATGGCATAaattatttgtatttttatatAATATTGAGATGAGGTGAATATTGttaatttccttgttaaatTTAATTTGCCAAATATTTCTAACTAGTGTGATTATTTTAGCCCAGAACCAACActgttaattagtttaattttgctTAGCATATTTGTGATGTGGAACGCATTTTAGATGACTTTTGGGCCAAGATGAATCCTGAAAAGCATTCAGCCAAGGTTTTAGCTGATAGATTATCAGGCAGATACAAATTTCTCCTTTTGTTTGTCCAAACCCGTCTTTAGAGGCTTGGTTTGATGTCAACATGTTTCAACTGGTTAATAAACCGACGAGGTCTGTTGTTTATGCATAACAACTTGTGTGGGATTGGGCAGCGTTGGGAAAAGCGGATTGAGGAACTTGCTTGGACTTTGAAGGCTAGCCATTATTTTTTCTTATGGCTGGAAAAGGTATTTGAGAACCATTGGGCACTAGGTCGGGTTTAAACCCCGACCAGTGCCTCACAAGAAAGTATATTGcttccttattttttttaaaaattagagaATATAATAGCATACTTGTCTAATTTATTGATTTATCTTTCAACTCTCATATAAGTCTCTTTAGACTTCTCCTCCCCGATAATGTAGGAGTAGAATAAAATGTTATCgtaacagaaaaaaaaaggtatttgaGGCAGAAAAATTGCTAGAAGTTATAAAAAACATTTAGTGGTTCACCTCTCAACCATATAAATCTTTTCAGATTCCCCCTCCCCCATAGAGTAGAAATAGAATAAATGTTGTCATAgcagagaaaaaagaaaaggatatttgAGCCAGAAAATTTGCTAGAAGTCGTAAGAAACATTTGCTCAAGGCTTCGATTGCCGTAACGAGTCCACTGTTGGTATTACTATCCGCAAGACTTTAATATGCATTGGTCCACGGAGTCGTTAAATATCAACAATCAACAATTGAAGCATCGCGCTCAAATGCCAACTTTGTCAAGGACGTTTGGAGGGTTGACAGGAATAGTTAACGGAAATTCAGCACTGTACTCAGGAAGCATAGGAAGGAGAAAATGACATAAGCATGGATAAATTGACAGCAAAGGTGGAAGAGTCGGATAGAATTCTGAACAATGTTTTATAGATGGACTTGCATTCCCTCTAGCCCTTTATACAGCCCAATAGGATTTACTCGTTGTTGACAAATGATATTAAAAAAATGGACAAATTATACTTTATCCCCATGTGATTTAGTATTTTTCTACATAACTTTcatatagtttcaaaagttatacataactccctcatagtttggattaaagtattAAAATGACAGAAATAGTCATTCGTAACAGAACTTttaaaaatatcgaaattacctttataaatacatgacacactaatctcatatggatttttttttttggttagatAGGAGGGCTTTAGACCCATTACAAGGTAACTAAAGTAGGCGTATGGTTTTAATCTCATATGGATTTTATGTTTTACTGTATAACTCCCTTATGATTTAATGTTTTACCATTTAATCtctttatgatttttaaaatatacacataaccccccttggttaataaataatttttaactttacataagtgtatttttgatattttaggtgACTCCGTTGCGAATGATCATTTTTGTTACTTTGACATTTTATTCTAAATTATGAGAGGGTTatctataatttttaaaatcataagggaattatataaaaaaatactaaatcatAGGAGGATAGAGTGTAATTTACCCTAAAAAAATACTCCACGGATCTTCCAACCCAATAGAGTAGGATAACATAGATAGTGATGATTGACCGAAAACAGCAAATCTCGTGTTACTActataatagtaataataacaCTCCTCAGGTGTCTGCACTTCCTTGACATAAGCCCGAAAAGTAGGTTCATTCAATCAAGAAAAGCTTGCCCACAAAACTTTCTTGTTTGCTTCTCCACGAGTCTTGAATCCTTCACGGCATGCCTTGCCCAACGAATAAATTCCTAGAGAATGTGAGTTTGTAATAAAGTAGGTAGTTTCTAAACCTTTTTCCAAAAGGTGAATAACGTATTCATCGAGTGTAATATTTCGTCAAAAGTTGCATTCAAAATGTgtttttttgttattgttttAGGCATTTATTTCTCATAAATTACATTCACAGAACATGTTTTTTAAAGATTGCATTCACTAAATACGTTCTTTCAAAAGGCTCACTATTTGGGAACTTTTTTCCAAAAACCACCAACCCTTGGAAATGCTCCTTTTCCTGATGGTTGCTTACGTTTTCCAACTGAGTTCAATTTGATGGCTAGATAAATTCAGTAGTTAAACTACTCTTTTAGTGGTCTACGTTTCTGATGGTGTTTCTGGCATTGCAGTCAAATCGTTGTTAGttaaattttcacttttttcgAGTCCTTTGGCGATGATTTTCAGTCCGTGCATTATTTACCAAgaacttgtgttcttgtttagtTCAGCTGGCAATTAGCTGAAGTTGGGTTTTTGGGCTGCCTGGATCTTGATTCTTCCCAAAACTGCCATCTTTGCTTTTTTTACTTGTAATTCAGTTCACATTTTACTTGTCTCTTCTAGCAGCTTTCTGCTTTAGGATTTTGAACTTTTCTGGCCAACCAAATTCCTGAATGTATTATTAAtccttccttttcatttttcccttgGCCTTTGGAAAAAATCGAAATTTCGTTCTTCATATATTTGCTTTCGATTCATATTCCTGAATTTCAATAGAGTTTCAAGTACTTGTTGATGAAGACGTAGTCATGGGAAAGTGGGAATTTCTGTCTATCAAAGtggctttttccttttctagtcTGTTGTTGCTGCTTGAAACATGTATGGCCCGTATTCCGAATGTAGGCAGGCTGAATCTGGGATTTCAGGGGACGCTATTGAACTGGCTAGACTATGGGGGGCTGTTTCTTCTTTCCAACAATTCCGCTTTCGCATTGGGTTTCCGACCCAGTCAAGATGTCAATAAATTTCAACTTGTGGTTCTTCACAAGGGCAGCTCAACAATCATTTGGTCTGCTAATAGAAACAATCTGATTCAAAGTTCAGATTTCTTCACATTCGCTAGAAATGGGAATGCTTACTTGCAACGTGGTGGATCCACCATTTGGTCCACAGATACTGCTAACAAAGGAGTTGTAGCAATGGAATTGCTGGATTCAGGGAATTTGGTACTTGTTGGCAATGATAGCAGCATAATATGGCAGAGCTTTGGCCATCCCACTGATACCCTTGCGTCGAATCAGGAGTTCACTGAAGGAATGAAACTGGTAAGCAATCCCAACTCCAATAATTTGAGCTACTCTCTTGAGATGAAGTCTGGAGATATGATTCTATCAGCAAATTATCAGCCCCCACAGCCTTATTGGGCCATGGGAATGGATACCAGAAGAATCATTGACGCAGATGGAGGGAATGTTGTATCTGCAACTCTTGATGGCAATTCTTGGAAGTTTTATAATCAAGATAAAGTGTTACTTTGGCTTTTTGTTTTCTCTCATAATCATGATGAAAATACCATATGGGTGGCAGCTTTGGGAAATGATGGTTTCATCACTTTCAGCCTTCTTCCAGCTGATGGTAACTTCAGTGCCTCCTCGATACACATACCACAAGATCTGTGTAGTAGACCTGCAGCATGTGATCCGTATTTTGTTTGTGAGACAGGAAGCAGTTGCCTGTGCCCTTCGGCCCTTCACTCTTGCACGAAAAGTAGTTTCTCCTTCTGCGATAGGTCACAGGACTCTGTGGAGCTTGTTGATGCAGGGGACACTCTTAGTTACTCTGCTCTTGATATTATTCCACCCTCTTCTAAAACAGATTTAAATGGCTGCAAAGCCTCTTGCCAAGGAAACTGCTCTTGTTCTGTCATGTTCTTTCACCATTCAGGAAACTGTTTTTTGTTTGATCAGATAGGAAGTTTGCAGCACTCCAAAAATGGTACTCAATATGCTTCTTATATCAAAGTCTTGACCAATGCAAGCGGTGGGGCAAATCAAGGAGGTGGTGGAATTAACAAAACACGCTATGTGATTGTCATCGTGGTCATTATCTCCGCATTGCTCGCCATTTTTGGTCTCCTTTATGCAGGATATCAGCACCACCAGAAGAAAAACGAGGAATTGCCCGAATCCCCTGAAGAGTCTTCGGAGGAGCAaatttttttggagaatttaTTGGGACTCCCAGTTCGTTTTAGCTACAATGATCTTCAGATTGCAACTAACAACTTCAACAAGAAGCTTGGTCAAGGTGGTTTTGGTTCAGTTTACCAGGGGATTCTCCCTGATGGAACTAGATTGGCTGTGAAGAAATTGGAAGGCATTGGTCAAGGGAAGAAAGAATTTCGAGCAGAAGTTAGCATTATTGGGAGCattcatcatcttcatttggTCAGGCTTA from the Coffea arabica cultivar ET-39 chromosome 11e, Coffea Arabica ET-39 HiFi, whole genome shotgun sequence genome contains:
- the LOC113718922 gene encoding G-type lectin S-receptor-like serine/threonine-protein kinase SD2-5 is translated as MGKWEFLSIKVAFSFSSLLLLLETCMARIPNVGRLNLGFQGTLLNWLDYGGLFLLSNNSAFALGFRPSQDVNKFQLVVLHKGSSTIIWSANRNNLIQSSDFFTFARNGNAYLQRGGSTIWSTDTANKGVVAMELLDSGNLVLVGNDSSIIWQSFGHPTDTLASNQEFTEGMKLVSNPNSNNLSYSLEMKSGDMILSANYQPPQPYWAMGMDTRRIIDADGGNVVSATLDGNSWKFYNQDKVLLWLFVFSHNHDENTIWVAALGNDGFITFSLLPADGNFSASSIHIPQDLCSRPAACDPYFVCETGSSCLCPSALHSCTKSSFSFCDRSQDSVELVDAGDTLSYSALDIIPPSSKTDLNGCKASCQGNCSCSVMFFHHSGNCFLFDQIGSLQHSKNGTQYASYIKVLTNASGGANQGGGGINKTRYVIVIVVIISALLAIFGLLYAGYQHHQKKNEELPESPEESSEEQIFLENLLGLPVRFSYNDLQIATNNFNKKLGQGGFGSVYQGILPDGTRLAVKKLEGIGQGKKEFRAEVSIIGSIHHLHLVRLKGFCAEGNDRLLVYEYMGNGSLDRWLFRKNRGEFMLDWETRYRIALGTAKGLAYLHEDCDVKIVHCDIKPENVLLDDHFVAKVSDFGLAKLMTREESNVFTTLRGTRGYLAPEWITNRAISEKSDVYSYGLVLLEIIGGRKAFDRSEPSEKSHFPTYAFKMMEEGKLKDIIDGSLKIDEKDDRVSTAIKVAFWCIQDKMFLRPSMTKVVQMLEGICPVPPPPRCSQLGSQRYAVFFRSMSNEGAGASPGPRMSKNDAHLLATSLSGPR